One Ranitomeya variabilis isolate aRanVar5 chromosome 5, aRanVar5.hap1, whole genome shotgun sequence DNA window includes the following coding sequences:
- the NDST1 gene encoding bifunctional heparan sulfate N-deacetylase/N-sulfotransferase 1 isoform X2, with amino-acid sequence MVQANENSLLSAQLKGFPLYLHSNLGLKDCSINQKSPLLYITKPNQVEKGDLPGEDWTVFQSNHSTYEPVLLAKTKSAETIPHLSIDAALHTTVVQDLGLHDGIQRVLFGNNLNFWLHKLVFVDSVSFLTGKRLSLPLNRYVLVDIDDIFVGKEGTRMKVEDVKALYDTQNELRTHIPNFTFNLGFSGKFFHTGTDAEDEGDDLLLSYVKQFWWFPHMWSHMQPHLFHNQSVLAEQMALNRKFAVEHGIPTDMGYAVAPHHSGVYPIHVQLYEAWKQIWGIKVTSTEEYPHLKPARFRRGFIHGGIMVLPRQTCGLFTHTIFYNEYPGGPVELDKIINGGELFLTVLLNPISIFMTHLSNYGNDRLGLYTFKHLVQFLNTWTNLKLQTLPPVQLAHKYFQIFPEEKDPLWQDPCEDKRHKDIWSKEKTCDRFPKLLIIGPQKTGTTALYLFLGMHPDLSSNYPSSETFEEIQFFNGQNYHKGIDWYMEYFPIPSNTTSDFYFEKSANYFDSEVVPRRVAALLPKAKLITILINPVDRAYSWYQHQRAHDDPVALKYTFQEVITAGADAPPKLRALQSRSLVPGWYATHIERWLNHFHANQILVLDGKLLRAEPANVMDSVQKFLGLANAVDYHKTLGFDAKKGFWCQLLDGGKTKCLGKSKGRKYPDMDSDSQSFLADYYRDHNIELSKLLYKMGQTLPTWLREELQNTR; translated from the exons GCCAATGAAAACAGTCTACTGAGCGCTCAACTTAAAGGATTCCCCCTATATCTCCACTCCAACCTAGGCCTCAAAGACTGCAGTATCAACCAAAAGTCCCCTCTACTGTATATAACCAAGCCCAACCAGGTGGAAAAGGGCGATCTACCGGGAGAAGACTGGACCGTCTTCCAGTCCAACCATTCCACCTATGAACCGGTTCTTCTGGCCAAGACGAAGTCAGCTGAGACCATACCTCACCTGAGCATTGACGCGGCCCTACACACAACTGTGGTGCAGGATCTGGGTCTCCATGATGGTATCCAAAGGGTCCTTTTTGGTAACAACTTGAACTTTTGGCTTCACAAGTTAGTCTTTGTGGACTCGGTGTCATTCCTGACTGGAAAGAGGTTGTCCCTTCCGCTAAACCGCTACGTGCTCGTCGACATAGATGATATATTCGTTGGCAAGGAGGGAACTCGCATGAAAGTAGAAGATGTGAAG GCGCTCTATGACACCCAGAATGAGCTGAGAACGCACATCCCCAATTTCACTTTCAATCTTGGCTTTTCTGGAAAGTTCTTCCACACGG GTACGGATGCAGAGGACGAAGGAGATGACCTCTTGCTTTCTTACGTGAAGCAGTTCTGGTGGTTCCCTCACATGTGGAGTCACATGCAGCCTCACCTCTTCCACAACCAGTCGGTGCTGGCGGAGCAGATGGCGTTGAACCGGAAGTTTGCTGTG GAGCACGGGATCCCAACCGATATGGGGTACGCAGTGGCTCCTCATCACTCTGGTGTGTACCCCATACATGTACAACTATACGAAGCCTGGAAGCAAATTTGGGGAATCAAAGTTACGAGCACTGAGGAGTATCCACACCTGAAACCTGCGCGCTTCCGAAGAGGATTCATCCATGGTGGCATTATG GTGCTGCCCCGCCAAACCTGCGGCCTCTTCACACACACCATATTCTATAATGAATATCCCGGGGGCCCTGTGGAACTGGATAAGATTATTAATGGAGGAGAACTGTTCCTCACCGTACTGCTAAACCCT ATCAGCATTTTTATGACCCACTTGTCTAATTACGGAAATGACCGCCTGGGACTCTACACATTCAAGCACTTGGTGCAGTTTCTGAACACCTGGACAAACCTCAAACTGCAGACCCTGCCTCCGGTCCAGCTGGCCCATAAGTATTTCCAGATATTTCCGGAGGAGAAGGACCCCTTGTGGCAG GATCCTTGTGAGGACAAGAGGCACAAAGACATTTGGTCCAAGGAGAAAACCTGCGACCGCTTTCCCAAGCTGCTGATAATCGGACCTCAGAAAACAG GAACCACTGCTTTGTACCTCTTCCTGGGAATGCACCCGGATCTGAGCAGTAATTACCCCAGCTCGGAGACCTTTGAGGAAATCCAGTTCTTCAATGGTCAGAATTACCACAAAGGGATTGACTG GTACATGGAGTATTTCCCTATCCCATCGAACACCACGTCAGACTTCTACTTTGAGAAGAGCGCCAACTATTTTGACTCAGAAGTTGTTCCCCGTCGGGTAGCGGCTCTTCTGCCTAAGGCAAAGCTCATTACAATCCTCATTAATCCTGTGGACCGCGCTTACTCCTGGTACCAG CATCAAAGGGCCCATGATGATCCTGTAGCCCTGAAATACACTTTCCAAGAAGTCATAACTGCAGGCGCAGACGCCCCACCGAAGCTGCGAGCGCTGCAGAGCAGGAGCCTTGTCCCCGGATGGTATGCCACTCATATCGAGCGATGGCTAAACCACTTTCACGCTAACCAG ATACTGGTTTTAGATGGTAAACTGCTGCGCGCCGAGCCTGCCAACGTAATGGACTCTGTTCAGAAATTCCTTGGACTGGCGAATGCCGTAGACTACCACAAAACTCTGGG gtttgATGCCAAGAAGGGATTTTGGTGCCAACTTCTGGATGGCGGGAAAACCAAATGTTTGGGAAAGAGTAAGGGGAGAAAATACCCAGATATGGACTCGGAT TCACAATCCTTCCTGGCGGATTATTATAGGGACCATAACATCGAGCTCTCCAAGCTGCTGTACAAGATGGGCCAGACACTGCCCACCTGGctgagagaggagctgcagaacACGAGGTAG